The Pleurodeles waltl isolate 20211129_DDA chromosome 6, aPleWal1.hap1.20221129, whole genome shotgun sequence genome has a segment encoding these proteins:
- the LOC138299390 gene encoding keratin, type I cytoskeletal 10-like: MSLKRSGASSRVSVSGGGASFGGFQGSSGVGGGAAGTGGIVGGRYAGGVGGGRISGSQVGGSFGSGYAGGADGGSFGGTSSFGGGHVGGVFGGEAVGNISSSEGLLSAGEKETMQNLNNRLASYMGKVKQLESANLELENKIKLWYEKHHQGGAIGGQDYSKYYQIIADLQKQIIAATTDNARIVLQIDNARLAADDFKLKFENELRMHHSVEADINGLRKVLDELTLSKSDLEGQVESLTEELASLKKNHEEEMKGSQGPQGQLSVEMNAAPGTDLLKHLNDMRGQYEAMAEKNRQDAEARFLEASNHLKQEISAGADQMQSSKSEISELRRSLQTLEIELQSVLAMKKSLESNLAETEGNYCAQLAELQVKIGMVEEKLAYIRGDMEHQVAEYEHLLDIKTRLEKEIETYRRLLEGDGSGHSSQSTKAPDSTRSRVVKTITQDLVDGKVVSQQEKQSEQKL; the protein is encoded by the exons ATGTCTTTGAAACGCAGTGGTGCTTCTAGCCGGGTTTCAGTAAGTGGTGGTGGAGCAAGCTTTGGTGGCTTTCAAGGCAGCAGTGGAgtaggtggtggtgcagctggtaCTGGTGGCATTGTTGGTGGTAGATATGCtggtggtgtaggaggaggtagaatcAGTGGCAGCCAGGTTGGCGGAAGCTTTGGCAGTGGATATGCTGGTGGTGCAGATGGAGGTAGCTTTGGTGGTACTAGTAGTTTcggtggtggccatgttggtggagTATTTGGTGGTGAAGCTGTTGGGAACATCAGCAGCAGCGAGGGCCTTCTCTCTGCTGGGGAAAAGGAGACTATGCAAAACCTGAACAACCGCCTGGCCTCCTATATGGGCAAAGTTAAACAACTGGAGAGTGCTAACTTGGAGCTCGAAAATAAAATCAAGCTTTGGTATGAGAAGCATCATCAAGGAGGCGCTATAGGAGGACAAGACTATAGCAAATATTATCAGATAATTGCAGATCTTCAAAAACAG ATTATTGCTGCCACCACCGACAACGCCAGAATTGTCCTGCAGATTGACAATGCTAGACTGGCAGCTGATGACTTCAAACTTAA GTTTGAGAATGAGTTACGCATGCACCACAGTGTGGAGGCCGACATCAATGGACTGCGCAAGGTGCTTGACGAGTTGACCTTGTCCAAGTCTGACCTTGAGGGACAAGTGGAGAGCTTAACCGAGGAGCTGGCTTCCCTAAAGAAGAACCACGAAGAG GAGATGAAAGGATCCCAGGGGCCCCAAGGGCAGCTCAGCGTTGAGATGAATGCCGCCCCTGGCACTGACCTGCTGAAGCACCTCAACGACATGCGAGGCCAGTACGAGGCGATGGCTGAAAAGAACCGCCAGGACGCTGAAGCAAGGTTCCTGGAAGCG AGCAACCACCTCAAGCAAGAGATCTCTGCCGGAGCTGATCAGATGCAGTCAAGCAAGAGTGAGATCTCCGAACTGAGGCGCTCCCTGCAGACCTTGGAGATTGAGCTGCAGTCTGTTCTGGCCATG AAAAAATCCTTAGAAAGCAACTTGGCAGAAACCGAAGGAAACTACTGCGCCCAGCTAGCAGAACTTCAGGTCAAGATCGGCATGGTGGAGGAGAAGCTTGCATATATCAGGGGCGATATGGAGCACCAGGTTGCAGAGTACGAGCACCTCTTGGACATCAAGACTAGGCTGGAGAAGGAGATTGAGACCTATCGGCGCCTGCTGGAGGGCGACGGCAG TGGTCACAGCTCTCAGTCAACAAAAG